In Uranotaenia lowii strain MFRU-FL chromosome 2, ASM2978415v1, whole genome shotgun sequence, one genomic interval encodes:
- the LOC129746658 gene encoding serrate RNA effector molecule homolog isoform X5 → MNCVRKRERFKIKYHPEESLKRKEEQQGFLKHRCDVFVDLLDSGEITKISVDTSNSDALLRLLDTAVIKLEGGTEEDLKVLDEKPVEIPPKIIPAAEKPKVEVKKEPLDDGIKKEKITIKEEKVDDGVAKVEKDKDKAGGVIADGETADKEVEGEEDGAEKDGAEKESSEKEAEKETEGTEDTQRKKSRRKRSRSDSGSSSSSSSSSSSSDSEDEKEKEKKDDEERAKPGDSEEAPTSPVPAEEEQTAGSNGHKSGDEDEPSSEKNDKEPENMETEDTAEKSHEEDKEQQEEDREDSAREDSVREDSARETRMDEDESDKTETIDLVKDGNQSTAPRYLHRTSSIFLRNLAPAITKAEVEAMCKRYQGFLRVAIADPLLERRWFRRGWVTFRRDVNIKEICWNLNNIRLRDCELGAIVNKDLSRRVRPINGITCHKTIVRSDIKLCAKIAHNLDEKAALWKESDGPSEDNNGESFGLRSRNPVLQNITDYLIEEASAEEDELLGLTDAETKKNNDGELVERDPQLIEVLDKLIMYLRIVHSVDFYNHCEYPYEDEMPNRCGIIHARGPPPQNKVTVNEIQEYIRTFEGKMGSFLARASELEEEEMKKLGSKDSEAEVEKFIQANSQELAKDKWLCPLSGKKFKGPEFIRKHIFNKHGEKVDEVRKEVEYFNNYLKDPKRPQLPEHPGNTVKKSPAEISAPAAGYRPSYGMSQSYAQMYAPYSGPMMAPAGRPRPTFGRGGRPFIPIRGRLNMSRDPMADVRRPIVAYSDLDMPNFNDSFL, encoded by the exons ATGAACTGTGTGCGAAAAAGAGAGAG GTTCAAGATCAAGTACCATCCGGAGGAATCGTTGAAGCGAAAAGAAGAACAGCAAGGATTTTTGAAG CACCGGTGCGATGTGTTCGTGGATCTGCTGGATAGTGGCGAAATCACCAAGATATCGGTGGATACGAGCAACTCGGATGCCCTGCTCCGACTTTTGGATACGGCCGTCATTAAGCTCGAAGGAGGAACCGAGGAGGATTTGAAGGTACTGGACGAGAAGCCGGTCGAGATTCCGCCCAAGATCATCCCGGCGGCCGAGAAGCCGAAGGTGGAAGTTAAGAAGGAACCCCTGGACGATGGTATCAAGAAGGAAAAGATTACCATCAAGGAGGAAAAGGTCGATGATGGGGTCGCCAAAGTGGAGAAGGATAAAGATAAGGCTGGCGGAGTGATCGCTGACGGCGAGACCGCTGATAAGGAGGTTGAGGGCGAAGAAGATGGTGCAGAAAAGGACGGAGCAGAGAAAGAGTCATCGGAGAAGGAGGCTGAGAAGGAAACGGAGGGTACCGAGGATACTCAAAGGAAGAAGAGTCGTAGAAAAAGGAGTCGTTCCGATTCGGGATCCAGTTCGTCTTCTTCTTCGTCTTCTAGCTCTAGCGATTCTGAAGACGAAAAGGAGAAAGAAAAGAAAGATGATGAGGAGAGAGCGAAGCCGGGAGACAGCGAAGAAGCGCCAACGAGTCCTGTCCCTGCGGAAGAGGAACAGACAGCCGGTAGCAATGGCCATAAGAGTGGAGATGAAGACGAGCCATCTTCCGAAAAGAATGATAAGGAACCAGAGAATATGGAAACGGAAGATACTGCTGAAAAATCGCACGAGGAAGATAAGGAACAGCAGGAGGAAGATCGAGAAGACTCGGCTCGAGAAGACTCGGTTCGAGAAGATTCAGCTCGCGAAACTCGGATGGACGAGGATGAAAGTGATAAAACTGAGACCATCGATTTGGTTAAAGATGGAAACCAGTCAACGGCTCCTCGCTATTTGCACAGAACCAGCTCAATCTTCCTTCGAAACTTAGCACCTGCAATCACTAAAGCTGAGGTTGAGGCAATGTGCAAACGCTATCAAGGATTCCTTCGTGTGGCCATTGCTGATCCTTTGCTTGAACGCCGGTGGTTCCGCCGAGGTTGGGTTACCTTCCGACGAGACGTTAACATCAAGGAGATTTGCTGGAATCTCAACAATATTCGTTTGAGAGATTGCGAACTTGGGGCAATTGTTAATAAAGATTTGAGCAGACGTGTTCGTCCTATCAACGGTATCACTTGCCACAAAACTATTGTACGTAGTGACATTAAATTGTGTGCTAAAATTGCTCATAACTTGGATGAGAAGGCCGCACTCTGGAAAGAATCCGACGGACCGAGTGAAGACAACAATGGGGAATCCTTCGGACTACGCTCTAGGAATCCGGTTCTACAAAATATAACAGACTACCTCATCGAAGAGGCATCCGCTGAAGAAGACGAACTACTCGGATTAACCGATGCTGAAACTAAGAAAAACAACGACGGGGAGTTAGTGGAAAGAGACCCTCAACTGATCGAAGTTCTAGACAAGCTGATTATGTACCTTCGTATTGTCCACTCTGTTGACTTCTACAATCATTGTGAATATCCTTACGAAGATGAGATGCCCAACCGCTGCGGCATCATCCACGCTAGAGGTCCACCACCGCAAAACAAAGTTACTGTCAACGAAATCCAGGAATACATCCGCACCTTCGAAGGCAAGATGGGATCCTTCCTTGCTCGAGCCTCTGAGCTGGAGGAAGAAGAGATGAAAAAACTTGGCTCCAAGGACTCCGAAGCCGAGgttgaaaaattcattcaagCCAACTCGCAGGAACTGGCCAAAGACAAATGGCTTTGTCCTCTGTCCGGTAAAAAGTTCAAGGGTCCGGAATTCATCCGGAAGCACATCTTCAACAAGCATGGCGAAAAAGTGGACGAAGTTCGGAAGGAAGTTGAATACTTCAACAATTACCTGAAGGATCCGAAGCGACCACAGCTACCCGAACATCCGGGTAACACCGTCAAGAAATCTCCGGCAGAGATTTCTGCGCCAGCCGCTGG ATATCGCCCGTCATACGGAATGTCCCAGAGCTACGCCCAAATGTATGCTCCGTATTCAGGTCCCATGATGGCCCCTGCTGGTCGACCCAGACCAACCTTCGGAAGAGGTGGAAG